A window from Nitrospira sp. ND1 encodes these proteins:
- a CDS encoding glycosyltransferase family 2 protein, with product MGNKNFLSVVVPVYNGGWCLGQCLAGIQRSSYREYELIVVDNGSTDNSVAIAQAHGALVAHCPGPSGPGAARNTGVKLATGQILLFVDADVVVHNDVLNRVVARFIEDTELAAVFGSYDDSPPAKNFLSQYKNLLHHYVHQQANNRATTFWGGCGAIRKDVFVNVGGFDQEKYPTPSIEDIELGDRMHRLGYRIWLDKGLQATHLKEWRWKSLLRAEILYRAIPWSRLIHERQGLVNDLNLKLSHRASAAVAGLFLAMLPLTPVFPPLAYGCLFLASIFLLLNRDLFVFFLRRRGVLFSAVTVPMHGFYYIYSGVTFVLVWLSYALHLR from the coding sequence ATGGGTAACAAGAATTTTCTGTCAGTCGTCGTCCCTGTATACAATGGCGGCTGGTGTCTGGGTCAATGTCTGGCAGGAATTCAGCGCTCGTCGTATCGTGAGTATGAGTTGATCGTCGTCGACAATGGATCAACGGACAATTCCGTTGCGATTGCGCAAGCGCACGGTGCTCTGGTGGCGCATTGTCCAGGTCCGAGTGGCCCCGGCGCGGCTCGTAACACAGGAGTGAAGTTGGCAACCGGACAGATTCTCTTGTTTGTGGACGCCGACGTGGTGGTGCATAACGATGTGCTCAATCGGGTGGTTGCAAGGTTTATCGAGGATACTGAACTGGCAGCGGTCTTCGGGTCATACGATGACAGCCCGCCGGCTAAGAATTTTCTCTCGCAATACAAAAATCTGCTGCATCATTATGTGCACCAGCAGGCGAATAACCGGGCCACCACGTTTTGGGGGGGATGTGGGGCTATCCGTAAAGATGTCTTTGTGAACGTCGGTGGGTTTGACCAAGAGAAATATCCCACGCCATCCATCGAGGATATTGAGCTGGGAGACCGCATGCATCGCCTGGGGTATCGGATCTGGCTGGACAAAGGTCTTCAGGCAACTCATTTGAAGGAGTGGCGGTGGAAGTCGCTCTTACGCGCGGAGATCCTGTATCGTGCCATTCCCTGGTCTCGGCTTATTCACGAGCGGCAGGGATTGGTCAACGACCTCAATTTAAAATTATCGCATCGAGCCAGTGCCGCAGTGGCAGGACTCTTCCTGGCGATGCTGCCCTTGACCCCGGTTTTTCCCCCGCTGGCCTACGGGTGTCTTTTTCTAGCAAGCATCTTTCTGCTTCTGAACCGTGACCTGTTTGTTTTTTTTCTCCGCCGAAGGGGTGTGTTGTTTTCGGCCGTGACAGTTCCGATGCACGGGTTCTATTACATCTACAGCGGCGTCACCTTTGTCTTGGTATGGTTGTCCTACGCCCTTCACCTCAGATGA
- a CDS encoding methyltransferase domain-containing protein — protein MLQVEEFCCPTCKGVLSFQESEYACSACSKKYPVILGIPDFRVFPDPYIDFEDDHKKAGHLAEQYHKLDFMGLVRLYWKMTPEVSEDRAERFIRRTAALVEKGAECLSLIESLAETEKLRGFNRVLEIGCGTGGFLVAAKRKYDHVVGADIAFRWLVVARKRLEELKMNVPLVCCCAEYLPFPGTRFDIILAEDVLEHVRSQESTLAECRRVMTKQGMLFLATPNRFSLTPEPHVRVWGVGFLPRRWMNGYVKLVKGISYENIKVLSFMELRRLLNKCLFTNHRILLPSISCEEAQYFSPFQRMQLAIYNVAKQIPVLRLILYVVGPYFNVVVFSSRK, from the coding sequence ATGTTGCAGGTTGAGGAGTTCTGTTGCCCAACGTGCAAGGGGGTACTTAGTTTTCAAGAAAGTGAGTATGCTTGCTCGGCATGTTCCAAGAAATACCCTGTCATCCTGGGCATTCCCGATTTTCGTGTGTTCCCTGATCCCTATATTGATTTTGAAGATGATCACAAGAAGGCCGGGCATTTAGCCGAGCAGTACCACAAGCTCGACTTTATGGGATTGGTCCGTCTCTATTGGAAGATGACGCCAGAAGTGTCGGAGGATCGCGCCGAACGATTCATTAGACGCACGGCCGCTTTAGTTGAAAAGGGGGCTGAATGTCTGAGCTTGATTGAGTCCTTAGCTGAGACCGAGAAGCTCCGCGGGTTTAATAGAGTACTGGAGATCGGGTGCGGAACCGGCGGATTTCTCGTGGCTGCAAAACGAAAATACGACCATGTAGTTGGCGCAGATATTGCGTTTCGTTGGCTGGTCGTGGCGAGGAAAAGGCTGGAAGAGCTCAAGATGAATGTACCTTTGGTCTGCTGCTGTGCCGAGTATCTTCCATTTCCGGGCACAAGATTTGACATCATCTTAGCCGAAGATGTGCTCGAGCATGTGAGAAGTCAAGAAAGCACTCTGGCGGAGTGTCGTCGCGTGATGACGAAGCAGGGAATGCTCTTCCTGGCAACTCCCAATCGTTTTAGTCTGACCCCGGAGCCTCATGTCCGTGTGTGGGGAGTGGGATTTTTACCAAGAAGGTGGATGAACGGCTACGTCAAGCTCGTGAAGGGGATTTCTTATGAAAATATCAAAGTCTTGTCATTCATGGAATTGAGAAGACTGTTGAATAAGTGCCTGTTTACCAACCATCGAATTCTGCTCCCGTCTATCTCCTGCGAAGAAGCCCAGTACTTTTCTCCTTTTCAGCGCATGCAGCTTGCCATCTACAATGTGGCCAAACAAATTCCTGTTCTACGGTTGATCCTGTATGTGGTCGGTCCGTATTTCAACGTTGTGGTGTTTTCCAGCAGAAAATAA
- a CDS encoding polysaccharide deacetylase family protein, which yields MTPYRLPILTYHSLDSSGSVISTTPSIFRRQMEWLHQQGFQTLSLAEAARLVRDGQPFRERTCVVTFDDGYETVYREAFPVLEELGFTATVFLITGYCGKQNSWPGHVSPVGEQLLLSWTQIEEMARHHIEFGSHTVTHPDLACVTRHEAAREMRESKQTIQERLGGDVEVFAYPYGKYASWVVDLAKEHFTGACSTILGKVTSEADSALLPRVDMYYLSSQWLMESLDTRGMDLYLGVRRAMRATKAWFA from the coding sequence ATGACTCCATACCGGCTTCCCATCCTCACCTACCATTCGCTGGATTCCAGCGGGTCTGTGATCTCGACTACTCCATCAATCTTTCGGCGGCAGATGGAGTGGCTGCATCAGCAGGGGTTTCAGACGCTGTCTCTGGCAGAGGCGGCGAGGCTGGTGCGAGATGGACAGCCCTTTCGTGAACGGACCTGCGTGGTGACGTTCGATGACGGCTATGAAACCGTGTATCGGGAAGCCTTTCCTGTTCTAGAAGAACTCGGTTTTACAGCAACAGTCTTTCTGATTACCGGATATTGCGGTAAACAGAATTCCTGGCCTGGTCATGTATCTCCGGTCGGTGAGCAGTTGTTGCTCTCCTGGACACAGATCGAGGAAATGGCGCGGCATCACATCGAGTTTGGCTCCCATACGGTGACGCATCCTGACTTGGCCTGCGTGACGCGTCATGAAGCGGCGCGGGAGATGCGAGAGTCGAAACAGACGATCCAGGAGCGATTGGGCGGGGACGTAGAGGTATTTGCCTATCCCTACGGGAAGTATGCCTCGTGGGTGGTCGATCTCGCGAAGGAGCATTTCACCGGGGCCTGTTCAACGATCTTAGGAAAAGTCACGTCAGAGGCGGATTCGGCTCTGCTTCCCAGGGTGGATATGTATTACCTCTCTTCGCAGTGGTTGATGGAATCGCTCGACACGAGAGGGATGGATCTGTACTTAGGCGTCCGGCGGGCGATGCGGGCGACCAAAGCATGGTTTGCGTGA
- a CDS encoding GDSL-type esterase/lipase family protein: MRYRWKSLLVNLSLLLGSLALSLIFCEAILRLVAQNDSPLSMDIYQLDPYDQVSLKPNVTRRHFTREWNVTVAINSEGLRDRPSPVPDTRGRILALGDSFAFGWGVELPETYLYLAEEQLRSEAIRVIKAGIPGTGTTDQLHWLRQYGGTYAPRLVIVSLFVGNDFTDVQMGGFKKQFTIKDGLMVRRSLDGTERSSPAREAIEKLKRTSLLAQRLAQVLWYLQNTFVAPQNRSNPGLNAVDRWLWEFAKVHLRQPPPETVEAFARTRTALDDIHQWCRQNNAEMLLLVQPRSMQIYDWELAKWKEAYRINDEALDLDRPQRFLADWAAEKHVAILDLLPEFRAYQKSHSAERLYFYPDSHMNRIGNQLTGVLLAKWLNEFGFQ, encoded by the coding sequence ATGAGATATCGTTGGAAAAGCCTTCTGGTTAATCTCTCACTCCTTCTAGGCTCTCTGGCGTTAAGTCTGATCTTCTGCGAAGCGATTCTGCGATTGGTTGCCCAGAACGATTCACCGCTGTCCATGGACATCTATCAGCTCGATCCCTACGACCAGGTGTCGCTCAAGCCGAATGTCACCCGTCGGCATTTCACCCGCGAGTGGAATGTGACTGTCGCCATCAATTCCGAGGGACTCCGTGACCGGCCGAGTCCCGTGCCCGACACGCGAGGTCGCATCCTGGCACTCGGCGATTCGTTTGCGTTTGGCTGGGGCGTCGAATTGCCGGAGACTTATCTCTACCTTGCGGAAGAACAGTTGCGATCGGAGGCCATCCGCGTGATCAAGGCCGGTATTCCCGGCACCGGCACCACCGACCAACTACACTGGCTGCGTCAATACGGCGGAACCTATGCGCCGCGTCTCGTGATCGTATCGCTTTTCGTCGGCAACGACTTCACGGACGTCCAGATGGGTGGGTTCAAGAAACAGTTTACCATCAAGGACGGTTTGATGGTCAGGCGTTCGCTGGACGGCACCGAGCGTAGCTCGCCAGCTCGAGAAGCGATTGAAAAACTCAAGCGCACCTCCCTCCTGGCCCAGCGGTTGGCCCAGGTGCTGTGGTATTTGCAGAATACATTTGTTGCGCCGCAAAATCGCAGCAATCCTGGCCTCAACGCTGTCGACCGCTGGCTCTGGGAATTTGCCAAAGTCCACCTGCGCCAGCCGCCTCCCGAAACGGTTGAGGCCTTTGCCCGCACGCGGACTGCCTTGGACGACATCCATCAATGGTGTCGGCAAAACAACGCCGAAATGCTGCTGCTGGTCCAGCCGAGGAGCATGCAGATTTACGATTGGGAACTGGCGAAATGGAAGGAGGCTTACCGGATCAACGATGAGGCGCTGGACCTCGACAGGCCACAGCGCTTCCTCGCTGACTGGGCCGCCGAGAAACACGTGGCCATCCTGGATTTGTTGCCGGAGTTTCGTGCGTACCAGAAAAGCCATTCTGCCGAGCGATTGTATTTCTATCCGGACAGTCACATGAACCGGATCGGTAATCAGCTGACCGGCGTCCTGCTTGCGAAGTGGTTGAATGAATTTGGATTCCAGTGA
- a CDS encoding glycosyltransferase family 4 protein, protein MGPSLRFCMVTTFYPPYSFGGDGMFVYRFSNLLAERGHSVDVIHCRDAYYAQHATEPVGEWPNHPRITLHSLKSKAGILSPLLTQQLGIPGLKAGKIKRILTEGRFDVIHYHNVSLVGGPKVLEYGCAIKLYTTHEYWLLCPTHVLFKFNQEACTKPSCLMCQLSCRKPPQLWRYTGIMDRALRQLDAVISPSQFAADAHRHMGLNVEKTVIPMFVPSRQAEQERGEFLPASLPDGQLPYFLYVGRLEKLKGLQEVIPFFAQQDQADLLVAGTGQYESELKRLAQDSPRVTFLGALPFERLRQLYAHAVAVIVPSLCYETFGQVVAEAFSFKTPVIARDIGALSELVTTSGGGLLYRNGHELGDAIESLRTNPELKAELGKRGHEAYRKQWTEEEHLDRYLALISRIGERKRAEHAMV, encoded by the coding sequence ATGGGGCCGTCGCTGCGGTTCTGCATGGTCACGACATTTTATCCCCCCTATAGTTTTGGCGGGGACGGCATGTTTGTGTATCGCTTCTCCAATCTGCTGGCGGAGCGAGGCCATTCCGTGGACGTGATTCATTGCCGCGATGCCTATTACGCGCAGCATGCCACAGAGCCGGTCGGCGAGTGGCCAAACCACCCTCGCATTACGTTGCACAGCCTCAAGAGCAAGGCCGGCATCCTGTCGCCGCTCCTGACCCAGCAATTGGGCATTCCCGGTTTGAAGGCCGGAAAGATCAAGCGGATTCTTACCGAGGGCCGGTTCGACGTGATCCATTACCATAATGTGTCGCTTGTCGGAGGGCCGAAAGTCCTCGAATATGGCTGTGCGATCAAGCTGTACACGACGCATGAGTATTGGTTGCTGTGTCCGACGCATGTGCTCTTTAAGTTCAACCAGGAGGCCTGCACGAAGCCGAGCTGCCTGATGTGCCAGTTGTCCTGTCGGAAGCCCCCGCAACTCTGGCGCTACACCGGCATAATGGATCGTGCGCTCAGGCAGCTCGACGCGGTGATCTCGCCCAGCCAATTTGCCGCCGATGCACACAGACATATGGGGCTGAATGTTGAGAAGACGGTGATACCGATGTTCGTTCCCAGCCGGCAGGCAGAACAAGAGCGCGGCGAATTCTTGCCCGCTTCCCTGCCGGATGGTCAGCTGCCATATTTCCTCTATGTCGGACGCTTGGAAAAGCTCAAGGGGCTGCAAGAGGTAATTCCATTTTTTGCACAGCAAGACCAGGCCGATCTTCTGGTGGCAGGGACCGGTCAATATGAGTCTGAGCTAAAACGCCTCGCCCAGGACAGTCCGCGCGTGACATTTCTTGGGGCCCTGCCATTCGAGCGGTTACGGCAACTATATGCCCATGCGGTCGCGGTGATCGTGCCGTCGCTCTGCTACGAGACCTTTGGCCAGGTGGTCGCGGAGGCCTTCTCGTTTAAGACGCCCGTGATTGCGAGAGACATTGGCGCGTTGTCGGAACTGGTGACAACGAGCGGGGGCGGGCTCCTTTACCGGAATGGCCATGAACTGGGCGATGCGATCGAGTCGCTGCGTACGAATCCTGAGCTGAAGGCAGAGCTGGGGAAACGAGGTCATGAGGCCTATCGGAAGCAGTGGACCGAAGAAGAGCATCTCGATCGGTATCTGGCGCTCATCAGTCGGATCGGCGAGCGGAAACGGGCCGAACATGCCATGGTATAA
- a CDS encoding glycosyltransferase family 1 protein: MGPSTRKPRIGVDACCWSNRRGFGRFTRELLTTLVATDREHEYIFFADGDTARASEFPPGVTVVVASTEVSPTVAASASGSRSLKDLWALSRVVAQEPVDLFYFPAVYSYFPILNRCKVIVTIHDMIADHHPERVFPNRKSRLFWKLKQQAALWQSDMILTVSSHAKQQIVEYCRVPATRVETTTEGPSDVFIRLPNLEGATAVLPKYGLRSGEPFLIYVGGISPHKNLGVLVDAFHRLMEDPRFADHKLVLVGDYKGDVFFSHYAELKADIEQRGLSARVLFTGFVPDSELAVLYNLARALVLPSLEEGFGLPAVEAMACGAPVIASDRGSLPEVVGQVGLFFDPSRPDVLVTLLRDVLSSESIRDRMSLAGLERAKLFTWELAAQSTAALFERVLNEVR; encoded by the coding sequence GTGGGTCCGAGCACAAGAAAACCGCGCATCGGCGTGGATGCCTGCTGCTGGTCGAATCGCCGGGGGTTCGGACGTTTCACCAGAGAATTGCTGACGACGCTGGTCGCGACTGACCGGGAGCACGAGTACATCTTCTTTGCGGATGGGGACACGGCGCGAGCGAGCGAGTTTCCTCCAGGGGTCACAGTCGTGGTGGCATCGACGGAGGTCTCCCCGACCGTCGCCGCCTCTGCCTCAGGGAGTCGCTCGCTCAAGGATTTATGGGCGCTGAGCCGCGTGGTCGCGCAGGAGCCGGTCGATCTGTTTTACTTTCCGGCTGTATACTCCTATTTCCCAATCCTGAACCGGTGCAAAGTGATTGTGACCATCCATGACATGATCGCCGACCACCATCCGGAGCGAGTCTTCCCCAATCGGAAATCGCGCTTGTTCTGGAAGCTCAAGCAACAGGCTGCACTCTGGCAATCGGACATGATTCTAACCGTTTCAAGCCATGCCAAGCAGCAGATCGTCGAGTATTGCCGGGTTCCTGCTACGCGAGTGGAGACGACGACAGAAGGCCCGAGCGATGTGTTCATTCGCCTGCCGAATCTGGAAGGGGCCACAGCGGTCTTACCGAAATATGGATTGAGATCCGGGGAACCGTTTCTAATCTATGTCGGGGGCATCAGCCCGCACAAAAATTTAGGGGTGCTGGTCGATGCGTTTCATCGGCTCATGGAAGACCCCCGTTTCGCAGATCACAAGCTCGTGTTGGTGGGGGATTACAAGGGCGATGTGTTTTTTTCCCATTATGCGGAATTGAAGGCGGACATCGAACAGCGAGGTCTCTCTGCCCGCGTGCTGTTTACAGGGTTTGTGCCCGACAGCGAACTCGCGGTGCTCTACAACCTCGCTCGGGCGTTGGTGCTGCCTTCTCTGGAAGAGGGATTCGGGCTTCCTGCGGTAGAAGCTATGGCCTGCGGAGCTCCGGTGATTGCCAGCGACCGGGGCTCTCTGCCGGAAGTGGTGGGGCAGGTCGGCTTGTTTTTTGATCCGAGTCGTCCGGATGTGCTGGTGACGCTTCTTCGCGACGTGCTGAGCAGCGAGTCGATCAGGGATCGTATGAGCCTGGCTGGGCTCGAACGGGCAAAGTTATTTACGTGGGAGCTGGCGGCACAGTCCACGGCAGCTCTCTTTGAACGGGTGCTCAATGAGGTTCGTTGA
- a CDS encoding glycosyltransferase family 2 protein, which translates to MNNAPAVGIELSVVLAAAHSRAGLEACLTSLKDQVSGGEIDVIVACNCCEGAGRSIEEAFPFVRLIEAPPGTTVPELRTLGIQAATGRIVALLEDNSIVAPTWCRAIRRAHAAPQEIVGGAVERDGTHRAVDWAVYFYEYGKYMLPCVEGVSATLSGNNVSYKRTLLQEIQDEFRNGFFEAFLHERLRRQGSTLYMAPDAVVYHTLRYRVGKVLVQTFHHGRHYAGRRVAAASRLTRLGYAAGSTLLPVILPLRIAQLVLHRRRHLRELTVAMPYLVLFMTSWACGELMGYLCGEGESVRRWA; encoded by the coding sequence ATGAACAACGCACCGGCTGTAGGCATAGAGTTGTCCGTTGTCCTGGCGGCCGCTCATTCGCGAGCCGGTCTGGAGGCCTGCCTGACATCATTGAAAGACCAGGTTAGCGGTGGAGAGATCGATGTCATTGTGGCATGTAACTGTTGCGAGGGTGCCGGTCGTTCGATCGAAGAGGCTTTTCCATTTGTCCGATTGATCGAGGCACCTCCCGGTACCACCGTGCCGGAATTGCGCACGTTGGGAATCCAGGCAGCCACAGGGAGGATCGTGGCCCTGCTTGAGGACAACAGCATTGTGGCGCCGACCTGGTGTCGCGCAATTAGAAGGGCTCATGCTGCCCCCCAAGAGATCGTCGGCGGAGCTGTGGAACGAGACGGCACGCATCGGGCCGTCGATTGGGCCGTGTATTTCTATGAGTATGGGAAATACATGCTTCCCTGCGTAGAAGGCGTGAGCGCAACGCTGTCCGGGAACAACGTCTCTTACAAGCGGACATTGTTACAGGAAATCCAGGATGAGTTTCGTAACGGGTTTTTTGAAGCCTTCCTTCATGAGCGACTACGCAGGCAGGGCAGCACCCTCTATATGGCTCCCGATGCCGTGGTGTATCACACCCTGCGCTATCGAGTCGGTAAAGTCCTCGTGCAGACCTTTCACCATGGCCGCCACTATGCGGGGAGACGGGTCGCTGCCGCCTCGCGCCTCACGCGGCTTGGCTACGCAGCCGGCTCGACGCTTCTTCCCGTGATCCTCCCGCTACGCATTGCACAGTTGGTGCTGCACCGGCGGCGGCATCTCCGGGAGCTGACGGTCGCCATGCCGTACCTGGTTCTGTTTATGACGAGTTGGGCCTGTGGAGAGCTTATGGGATACCTTTGTGGAGAAGGGGAGAGTGTGCGGCGATGGGCATAG
- a CDS encoding glycosyltransferase family 2 protein — protein sequence MGNRSISVVIACVNRLPSIHDCLIALERERKNFQVEILVLCCCQDGTAAHVAKHFPDVTLVHFPRRLGIPELRAIGMERATGEIISIIEDHCIVQNGWFREILAAHDKGYQVVGGTVVNGSVERLIDWAVFLCEYSGVMPPIPDGEVSGVTGNNVSYRKAILDRVDESVKKECWEFFLHQELSKKGVTFLSASSIIVSHKKEFGFWYFMAQRYYYSRSFAGMRRKRTSLPGRLLYCCASPLLPGLMLWRMTRQVLNKQQHVGAFVWSLPLQAAFMVSYAAGEFVGYLLGSGDSLLKVE from the coding sequence ATGGGTAATCGATCAATCTCTGTCGTTATCGCTTGCGTCAATAGGCTGCCGTCGATTCATGATTGTTTGATCGCCCTGGAACGAGAACGGAAGAACTTTCAGGTGGAGATCCTGGTGCTCTGCTGTTGCCAGGATGGCACGGCCGCGCACGTTGCCAAGCACTTTCCAGATGTCACACTGGTCCATTTCCCAAGACGGTTGGGCATTCCGGAATTGCGAGCGATCGGGATGGAACGCGCGACGGGGGAGATTATCTCGATCATCGAAGACCATTGCATTGTTCAGAACGGATGGTTTCGTGAGATTCTCGCGGCGCATGACAAGGGGTACCAGGTGGTCGGCGGGACGGTGGTCAACGGCAGCGTCGAGCGCCTGATCGATTGGGCCGTGTTTCTCTGCGAGTATAGCGGGGTCATGCCGCCCATTCCCGACGGAGAAGTGTCAGGTGTTACCGGAAACAACGTGTCGTATCGCAAGGCGATCCTCGATCGTGTCGACGAATCGGTGAAGAAGGAATGCTGGGAGTTCTTTCTGCATCAGGAGCTCAGCAAGAAGGGGGTTACGTTTCTCTCCGCGTCTTCGATCATTGTCAGCCATAAGAAAGAATTTGGATTCTGGTACTTTATGGCCCAGCGCTATTACTATTCCCGATCGTTCGCCGGCATGCGTCGGAAACGCACGTCGCTTCCGGGCAGGCTTTTGTACTGCTGCGCCTCGCCGTTGCTTCCGGGGCTCATGCTCTGGAGAATGACACGCCAGGTGCTGAACAAACAGCAGCATGTCGGCGCTTTCGTTTGGTCGCTGCCGTTGCAGGCGGCGTTCATGGTGAGCTATGCGGCGGGGGAATTTGTAGGGTATCTCTTGGGCTCTGGTGACAGCCTCCTGAAGGTCGAATGA
- a CDS encoding glycosyltransferase family 2 protein, whose protein sequence is MIGQESLKNPRLSVIVACTHSRLDLELVLSSLRGQEGADGLEIIVVDSSGDEAANQSIVQDEGVLTLRFPRGTPLPALWGAGIRQSRGAIIAVTDACSVPDRRWVLSTQAAHESSDLIVGGAVDPMPQRSLVDWAAYFCEYGQFMLPLTGGDVSELPGNNIAFKRAALDKGTQFVEQRFWKTYWCRALQQEGVQLRSVPSMVVYDRKSYRLLPFLVRRYHHGRCFAGMRITQVPPVIRVLYALGTPLLPVLFMRRIAGPIMQKRRYLPQFMCSLPVSILAVVSWSWGEFCGYLAGPGRSCEFIQ, encoded by the coding sequence ATGATCGGCCAGGAGTCCCTGAAAAACCCTCGACTCTCTGTCATTGTGGCCTGTACACATTCCCGGCTAGATCTCGAGCTTGTCCTCTCGTCTCTCCGCGGCCAGGAAGGGGCGGACGGTCTCGAAATCATTGTCGTGGATAGTTCTGGCGATGAGGCAGCAAACCAATCAATAGTTCAGGACGAGGGAGTGCTGACGCTTCGATTTCCACGGGGGACTCCACTTCCCGCCCTCTGGGGCGCCGGGATCAGACAGTCTCGTGGCGCGATTATCGCCGTCACTGATGCCTGCTCCGTCCCGGATAGACGGTGGGTCTTGTCCACCCAGGCTGCTCACGAGTCGTCGGATCTGATCGTCGGTGGTGCGGTTGACCCGATGCCCCAGCGAAGTCTGGTCGATTGGGCTGCCTACTTTTGCGAGTATGGGCAGTTCATGTTGCCTCTCACAGGGGGGGATGTTTCAGAACTTCCTGGCAATAACATTGCGTTCAAGCGAGCGGCGTTAGACAAGGGAACACAATTCGTCGAGCAGAGGTTCTGGAAGACCTATTGGTGTCGGGCGCTACAGCAGGAAGGGGTTCAGCTTCGGTCGGTGCCTTCTATGGTGGTCTATGATAGGAAGTCCTATCGGCTGCTCCCATTTCTGGTCAGACGATATCATCACGGCCGCTGTTTCGCCGGTATGAGGATTACGCAGGTGCCGCCGGTCATACGCGTCCTGTATGCGCTCGGGACTCCGCTATTGCCTGTTCTGTTCATGAGGAGGATTGCTGGGCCGATCATGCAGAAGCGACGCTATCTTCCGCAGTTTATGTGTTCATTGCCCGTTTCGATCTTGGCAGTCGTCAGTTGGTCGTGGGGTGAGTTCTGCGGGTATCTGGCAGGGCCAGGACGGAGTTGTGAGTTCATTCAATAA